In Planococcus shixiaomingii, the DNA window GCCACTTCATCGTGTCAAAACTTTCACCTGTTAAGATCGAAGCTAGTTCAGGATCGGTTTTGTAATTGGTCATGCGGCAAAGATCTTCGTAATATTGCTCTTCGCTATAGCTTCCGAAATCCGTCATACGGAGATCTTCTTCGTCTAGATCCGGGATGATTGCCTGGATGTCTTCGGTTCCGTTATACGCAAAACGAATCGAACCGTGGGTATACGTGGTGTTGCCGCCTTTTTCTTTTTCAGGCGACTTTTCCAGGACAATCACGCGAGCTCCTTGTTCCCCAGCCGCAAGAGCTGCACACATTGCCGCATTGCCGGCTCCTATAATCACAACATCTGTTTCATAGTGGTGCTCGGTTTTCTCTTCCATAAAGCCACCTCCCATCACTTATATTTTCTTACTAAAAAATGATTGGATGAGTGCATGGAAACTGTCTTTCTTTTCAAGCTGTGCCCAGTGTCCACATTGGCCGAACACATGCAGCTGCGCATTTTTCAAGTGCTGGACCAAATAATAGCTCGAATCAACCGAACAGACTTTGTCGTTCAAACCGTGAACTAAAAGCACTTCGTTCTCGATGCGGTTCAATGCCACCACTGGTACAGGCACAGCGGCTGTAGCAAAAATCGAATCGTTAGAGCGCCGCACTTCTGACTGCATGGCTGTGTCAAAGCGGACATCCAGAATGCTGTCGATTACCGGCTGCATCTCTTTTTCGTCATAGACGAACCAGCCCATGATTTGTTTTAATTTCTTTTTGCTAGGATTGTCATAAAATCCTTTTGCCCGTGCCAGTTCAAAACTTAACTTCGTATTCGGTGTGCCTCCTGGCCCCATCAGCACCACTTGATTAAAACGCTCCGGAAATTCAAGCAATAACTCAAGAGCAATCGAACACCCTAACGAATTGCCAACCACATGCACTTTTTTAAGTTTCAAATGATCTAGCAGTTCAATGGTTTGGTTGATCCACTGATCCATCCATTGCTGGCGGTTTTTCAGCGGCTCTTCCGGATGGCTGCTTTTTCCGAAACCGTATAGATCCGGTGCCAAACAGTGATAATTCTCACCAACTTCTTCGAGCGCTCTCCGCCAATTGGCAAATGCAGTAACTCCCGGCCCTGAACCGTGCAAAAACAAAATGGTTTCTGTATGCTGTTCGCCTGAGCGGTTTAAATATGTAGCGAAATTCTCCGTCTGAACAACTTCCTGTGTTACCGTGTTTGTCAAAAAAGTCATATTTTTTCTCCTTCCGCTTTATAATCCATTTTATTAGGCTTCAATCGTCTCTTTGATTAATTCTTTTTTGTCGATGCTGTCTCCCCAATACGTATTACCGAAAGCGCGCTCGCTCTCGTGCCACCGGATCGGCTCCCAGTCCGGTTCGAATATCAAATAGCTCCCTGTGAACAGCTCCACCCGGCAGCCGCTGCCTGGATCGGTCACATACAAATACAAGGCTTGGGAAATGGCATGCTTTCCGGGTCCCACAAAATCAAAATTGTGTTCACGGAGAATATCAGCCGCACGCAGAATATCCTGCGAATCATCCAGCCAATACGAGATATGGTGCAGCCGCGCTTTTGTCGGCGTCTCTGGACGTGATACAAGTGCCACGTCATGCACCAATTGCGTAACACTCATCCAGCCTGCCAGGACATCTCCCGCATCATTCGCTAAGAACTCGCGCATTTTGAAGCCCACTATATTTTCCATGAAGGCATAAGTAAGGGTTGAATCCGCTGAAGTATGGAGATTGACATGATCCAATCGGCGCGGCGAAACCCCTTTTGCCCATGATTTATACGTTTGATTTTTAAGGACTGAGCGGCGATGCTCGTCCACCGGCGGCCGTTCAACATCATAGTAAAGCTGAAACGTATGGCCGCTCGGCACCTGAAACTCGATTGATTCCCCGATTCCTGGAATTGACCAAGCTTCAACATTTTTGACTGCGACGCCTTCTTCTTCAAAAAGATTTTGAAAGCCCTGAACGTCCTCTTTTTTCTTTGTGCGCCAGCCAATATGCTTCACATACCCGCGTTCGCCTTGTTCAATAGACAGCGTATGGTGCTGAAAATCTCCCCAAGCCCGCAAGTAATGGACGCCGTCTTTTTCTTCCGTTTCTTCTAAACCGATCACGTCTTTAAAAAACACCAGCGACTTTTCCAAATCTGCCGATACTAATGAAATATAGCCAAGCTTTGCAATTTCCGGCTTCAACCGAACCCCTCCTCAACCCAACAACTTTTTTGTAAGCGCGTACATTTTTTAGCGCTTAATACCGAACCGCATTTGATTCAAGTCCTGACAATACCCGACCGAAGTTTTCTTTTGTAATGATTGGCGATAACGAACGGTGCGAGTGCAAAACCAAAAAGTCCAGCAAAATTCGCTGCATCGGGTGTCCGTTATAAGCAAACCCGGAACCGCTTGCTGACATCAATAAATCCATCGCTTCTTTCAGCAATTGATTGGCATAGCCGATATCGGCTAAAGTTTTAACGCGGGCATGGCGTCCCATGTACTCTTTCGCTTCTGCGCTGGCATCCAGATCATCCGCCACTTTAAAGAAGAAAATTTCCGCTGTTTCAATTTTCAGTTCCGCTTCTGCGATGATGGCATGCGTACTTGCCGCATCTTTCACAAATTCAACGCCCATATGAGCGGCGCGGCGGTTCGGCAAACCTTGCTTGAAGAACTCCATCGCCGACTTGAGCATGCCCACCCCAGGCAACCCAAGAGACAAGATCAATGCCGGGAAAAGAGCAGTGTGATAAAGCGGAATATCGCGCAAATGTGCGGATTCAAAATCGCCATCGAGCGCTTTGACAAACGACGTGCAGCGATGCTCCGGAATAAAGACGTTGGTCATTTTCACACTGTTGCTGCCGGTTCCTTTCAAGCCCATTACATGCCAGTCATCCATGATTTCCATTTCGCTGAACGGCAGTGTCATTAATATTTGGTCAACCATTTTGCCTTCTTCGTTTATGATCGGCATTCCGAAATATCCCCATGTTGCATGGAGCGATCCCGAACAGAACATCCAGAAACCTTCTTCGATCAAATATCCGCCATCGACTTTTTTGGCGATGCATTTGCGTGGTTCATAAACCCCTGCAAAAAGGACATTGTTTTCATCTTGTCCAAAAATTTCTTCATGCGTTTTCTCACTGAATGATTCGGCCACCATCAATTCACGGATCGCACATAAAGCCACGATCCAGCCCGTTGAGCCGCAGCCTTTCGAAATTTCGACAATCGCCTCGCTGTAAGTGCGCATGTTTTGTTCTTGCCCACCGTACCGTTTTGGCCGCAGCATTTTAAATAGACCTAAGTCTTTTAATTCTTTTATCGTAGCTTCTGGAATGCGGCGAGTTTCTTCAGTTTCTTTTGCACGTTCTCTTAAAGACGGTATCAGCGATTTAGCCGCTGCTACTACGTCTACTTTGCTTTCTTGTTGGATTACAGGATTCATATTCGGTCCACTCCTCTGCATCTTTTTCTTTCTACCCTCAATTTAAAGAAATTTCAGAATTAATTAAAGATGAAAAAGCATTCGATTTCAGTACGTTTTCCAATAAAAATTACTTGTTTTTCTTTATAGAATCTCTTTTTTCGTTATTTTTTCGATGATTCTTTTTATACACCGCTTCTGCCGCTCTGGGCAGGACTCCCGCTATGAGCCGAGAAGAGCACTCGTCTCACAGCTTCGTCTCGCCCTTGGACGCGCCGGCGCTGGAGAGGCTTATAAAAAGTGATTGAATAAGTTTCACTTTTCGGTTAAAAATTCAGAGTAGAACAATGGAGAACTATGTATAGCCTCTACATTTCAACTGACTCTGCATCGTCGTATTAGCTTTGGAACAATAAGGTTTTACGCTATGTACAGGAATTCTACTTATAAGTTTCGGCAGATATTTATCTTAGTTCTAATCGTAGGAGTTACTAGAATTGATTATTTTTGTATGTTAAAGTTTTCACTCCTTTTCTGTAAACTTTTAAAAAACTTTAACAAGTGAGACGCGTCAAAGGGCTAGGCGAAGCAAGAAGATTAGCGGTTTGTGCTAAGCTTCTTGTGAGAGCCATGCCCAGAGCGGCCGAACGGTTATTATTACTAATCTTATATATAATTTGATATAAAAAAGGCAATTCAGACAGTCTTTGAAAAGACTCTTCTGGATTGCCTTTATTTTATTTACTATCTGGCAGAGTTCTATACGTCAATATCTCCAAGAATCCTCAATGCATCCAACATCAGCAGTAGCTCATAAGCAACCGCAGGATTTCGCAGTTCTTTGTTTAGCAATTTCTCAATCCGCGAAATGCGGTACATTAACCCACTCATCGACAGAGACAAATCACTGATCGATTGCTGCAAGTTCCCACCGTTTAATAAGAACACGTACAGTGTATTCAGAAGTTCGTCTCGCTTATGTTCTTTCAGTTCCAAAATCGGGTTCAGTTCCTTTTTTGCGATGCGCCGGATTGTCAGCATATTTTTTGAATTGATCAAAGAACCGATAATGCTCACTTCTTCAAAAGAAGCGATTTTATCTCCTTTGTTCAAGCGCAGCGCTACTCTCGATTCCTCAAGCCCTTCCTCAATGGTTTCAATGGTTTCATGTTGGCTGCTCATGCCGACTTGAAAGGAAAGGTGCCGGTGTTCATGGCTTAAATGCTTCAGAATATTATCCAGCATATAGTTGAGCCGGTCCACTTTCGGCAACAGCATGACAATCGAACCTTCGTATTCGGTAATCAAGATTTTATAGCTCTGCATTTCCAAATACCGCGTGATGGAATGGATGATTTGGTCAAGGAGTTCCACTTTTGAAGCGTCCAAATGTTCGGATGTGCATTTTAAGCTTGCGATGAAAAAAGGCTCTTTCAAGTCGATGCCCATATAATACCCGCGGTAGACAATGCTTGGAATCGAAGAATACTGCTTCAACAGCAACTGTTCGAAGAAATACGCTTTGATGTTTTCCACCGCTTCTAGGCTGGTTTTTTCATTCAAAAAGAAGAGCGCTGCTGAAGTTGCGGCACGCTGGATAAACATTGTTTCTTTTTCCGCTTCCGCATCTTTGTCCAAATAGAAAAACGTGATATAGCCAATCGGCTTTTTCTGGACGATGATCGGCGTTACAAGCCGCTTATGGGATTTCCCCTGAACAACAAAAGTCTTGTCATAAGACGAATAAAGGATTTTCCCGCTTTTGGTTTTGTTGATGGAGTTCAGAAAATCTTCGCTGAATGTGTTGTATTGGATTTCGTCGATTCCCCGATACACTCTCGGATGAAAGTTCAAATCTTCAATGGATACCGGAATGTTCAAAGTGTCATAGATGGTGCCGATCATTTCTTCAATCGAGTCGCCGTCGGATAGTCTGGAAGTTAGCGTGTCATGGAAAGTGGATGCCTTTTCGATAAAGTTCTTTTGTTCCAGCAATTGCTCATACGTATAATTAAGTTCATCGATAAACCGGCTTTCCTGGTACAACTGGATTTCTTCTTTCATTTCCGCATCGTCCCAGTCCTCTTCCAACCGCATTTCAAACTTACACGAGGCGTCGCCTTTTCCTCGGCATTCCACTTCCCGGATGTAGATGCTTCGGCCAGTAATCGTAGATGTGAAACCGCTTCCAAAACCAGTCAAAGTATGGCACACTGGACTGTCGGAAATACCATGGTTTTTCACATGTTCGGCCACTTCGAAAGAATCCAGCCATTCTCCGCTTGCAGAAATGCTTACTACTTCTCCGTGTTCATCGAGGTGTACATGGCGTTCGGATACCAGACCGGAAATTTGGCCAGTTTCATAATGCAGCGCTCCGGCTTTCTCCAGCATTTGTTCTACCGTACCGCCGCCTTTTAACACATCTTTCGCATGGGCTTTCCCTAGATTCCACCCATAACGCAGCAAAAACGACTTTGCGCGCCGAACTCCCAGGTTCTCAATCAGTTCTTTTCTTAACAACCCGAAAGTGGCAGAAGTCGTCGAGATTTTTTTATCTTCACTGTGATCAAATGTTTCCAGCTTTCTCATGAAAATCCCCCTTGCATCCATAGTGGTCTCTAAGAATACGATCTTCAGAACTTTTCTCCTATCCTTTGTAAAAAAGTAATAAATATATGCTTATCTGGATTATACAGAATTTCTTAAAACTTTGTTGAATAATTTTTCTTACCCTATCATGGCAAAAAAACCTTCGGCTTGTAACCGAAGGCATTTCTGCAAATTAGATGTTGACGCCCGCTTTTACAGATAGTCCGTAATCCAGACCGGCATGAATATCGCTTTTCAGATTATAGAAAGCGCGCAGTTTTTTAACTGCATCTTCCGGCGGTTTTGCATTGAAATAGCCTTTGCGGGTAATTGTAACACCTGAGTTTATTTTTAAATCGGTTAAGCTTTCGCACATCTTAATCCCTGCTGCAAAAGAGTCCACTACCGGCACATCGCCAATTCTGGAAATTCCATGTGCTGCTAAAAAGACGTTCAGCGGGCCTTCGCCGGGTACGATGACGTCTGCGCCAAGAGCGATTGCTTTTTCCGCACTCGCGATAAAACTGTCAATGACCGGCTGAGGATTTTCAAAGCCCGCCAGCACATCGTAAAAACCAACAGTAGTTTGAACGATTGGGCCCAGTTTATTGCCGAGGCCGTACCGTTCGGCATTTTGGCGCAATTGATCCGCAAGCGGCTCCAAGAAGTTTACGATGCCGATGCGATCTCCAAGCATAGAAGCTATATGAAAAGAAGCCTGGCCATAGCCAATTACCGGAATATCGACCAATGTCCGTGCTTCGAGCAAGCCGACGTCCGGAATTGTGCCGATGAACATGCAGTCGTAACCTGCACTTTCCGCAATCAACGCGTTGCGGATAAATTGCTCTTTATGCAAGTTCTGCAAATAGGCATACGTGATAAAATGGCCTGGATATTCGCTTGGATACGTTTCATTGGCCATGCCGTGGAGCACGACTTCCACGTCCAGCCGCGCCACTTTCTGGATGTGATTGATGACCGCATCCCGATAAGCCGGCACCGTTTCAATAGACGTCAAACTTTGATGCCATATTCTCAAAACCATCAGTCCCCCTAAAGAACAACTTGTTTTTCTAATGCGGCTTGAACGGCTATTCTGCCAAAAATAGCTGCCTTGCCAAGTGAACTTCCTGTCATGTATCCCGCACCGTGAAAGCCGCCGGCGATTTCCCCAGCAGCATACAAGCCTGCGATCGGTTCATTGAACGCATTCAAGACCCGGGCAGATTTGTCGACACTGACGCCCGCATAAGTCGCAAGCATCGCCACTGTAGTCCGCATCGCGTAAAACGGCGCATTTTCAATCGGCGTTGGTGTGCCAAAATGATGCGTCAACGTGGTGCGACCGAATTTGGAATCGCTGCCGCTTTGGATATCGTCATTGTAATGGTCTACCGTAGTTTTCAACGTTTCCAGAGGAACTTGAATAATGACTGCCAGTGTTTCCAAAGAATTTGCTTTTTCTATCAACCCTAAAGAAAGCAGCTTTTCAAAGTCGTAAAGAGCGTCGCCGGTCACACCTTCATTCATAATTGTCTGATCCCAAATCTGATAAGTGATTTTCTCCGGCTGCACCAGCGCTTCTGTGCCGATCAACTTATAAGAGATCGACTCGTTGACGAAACGCTCCGCGAATTTATTGATGATAATTGCACCTTTATAAAACGCCAAAGCCTGCGATTTTCTTGGGCCGTCCGCCGTTGGGTGAAATCCGTAAGTTCCTTTTAAATAAGGGAAATCACGCAGCCAAGCGCCTTGCTCGCTGGCCAGTTTGATGCCGTCTCCGACATTCCCTTTGCCGCCGATGCGAATGGCACCGACTAACTGAGGGGCGAAATTTTCCAGCAATTCTTCACTTTTTGAAAAGCCGCCAGAAGTGAGCAGTACGCCGTTTTCAGCGGTCGCAGTTTCCAGTTTGCCGCCATACTCAAAAACCACTTGTGATACCCTTTCCGCTTCGTCTTTTCGCAGACGCTTGACGGTTGCCCCGGTTTTGAACGTTACAGTCCCGGATGCAGCGGCCGCTTCATATAGCGCCGTTATGGCTTGCTTTGGCGTGATGGTATGGCCCCTTGGAACGCTGTGGCCGCTAACTGCCTGAACTTTGTGGAATTGAACTCCTTTAGAAAGGAGCCATTCATAAGTCTCAAGCTGGTGATCGCCATAAGCTTCCACCAGTTCCACTTCGTTCTTTCCTTCGCCGACAGCGAGCATATCCTCGACCAGAAATTGAGATTGGTCGTCAATGCCTTCTTTTTGTTGCAGGTCGGTTCCGGCAAACGCCATGTAGCGACCACTGAGCAAAGAACTTCCACCAAAATCCGCTTCTTTTTCCAGCACCAGGACAGCTACGCCTTGTGCAGCCGCTTCCGCCGCCGCACACAAGCCCGCCATTCCAGCACCGACAATGATCAAATTATAAGTCCCTTGCATAGGCGTTACACAACCTTTGAAGTCAATTCACCCAATACTTCTAAAGCCGCTTCGCATACTTGCATATCATGTGAATAATGGCCGCCGCTTACCCCGATGCCGCCAATCAATTCATCGTTGATTTTAATTGGGTAGCCGCCGCCGAAAATTACCAGGCGTTCGGTGTGGACCAAGCCGTGCAATAACGGTGGATCGTCCTTCAAGCGGTCGTACCATTCATGAGTTGCCCGGTTGTACGTTGCTGCAGAGAAGGCTTTGTTCTGCGCAATTTCAAGACTCAATACAGGTGCGTTGTCCATTGCCGAGAAGGCTTTCAAGTTCCCGACACGGTCGACGATTGCAATGCTGAACGGGATGCCCATTTCTTTTCCTTTTTCGACTGCAGCTTCCAGTAATTTGTTGGCTAATGCCAGGCTAATGTTTTTCGACTCGATTGCTGTGATGAATTCGCTAATTGTCATCTACCCCTTTAGTTTTATTGTTGTGTAACTCCGACAGGCTGTCCTGACCCGAATGCTTCAATCGATGCTGCTGTAACGGCGACCATTTTCGGCAAACATAGATCCACGATCACGTGTGCGATATCGATCGGCTGAAGCCAGCTGGATTTGTTGACTCCGGCTCCGAGCACCGCCATCATTTGCGTATCGACCGGCCCCGGACAAACGGCGTTGACCCGGACCCCGTACGGCTTCAATTCTTCGCCTAGTGCTTTTGAAAAACCGATGATGGCGTGCTTAGAGGAAATATAGGCACTGCGGTTTGGCCCGCCTTTCGTGCCCCATATCGACGAAATGTTGATGATGACGCCTTCTCTTCTTACGATCATTTCCGGAACGACGGCCTTGCATAAATAAAACGGCGCATGGACATTAATATCATGGACCCGTTTCCATTCTTCAACCGACAGTTCCGTGAATGGCTTCATGCTCATGACTCCGGCATTATTGATCAAAATATCGATTTTCCCGAAGCGCTGTTTTACTTGTTCGATAGCTCCGTCGACTGCTCTTTCATCTCCGACATCGCAAATGACGGCAATTGCTTCTAAACCATATTGTTGTTCAATCGCTTGAACGACTTCGTTGCATTCTTCTTCGCTTCGGGCACATACTGCAACGTTTGCTCCGTAGGAAGCCAAAAGCAAGCTTGTTTCGCGGCCAATTCCCCGGCCGCCTCCAGTAACGAATGCCACTTTTCCGGTCAGCAATAGCTCCACCTCCCTCTCTTAGGAATACGTTTTCTCGGTTGACGCGACATAGTGAACAGCATGTTCGCCTGCACGTTTCCCGAACACCAGACTGCGCAACACAGAAGTGCCACCCGGATATTTGCCGTAATACAAACCAGTCATTTCGCCGGCTGCGTATAACCCTGGAATCGGCTCATCGTCATTCGAAACGACACGGCCATGGACGTCGGTAGCGATTCCGCCGTTGGTGAAAACGTTGCAACAAACGATCGGATACGCGATAAATGGCCCTTGGTCAATCGGGATCGCCCAGTTCGATTTTGGCGGTTCAATGCCGATGGCCTGCTTGCCGTCTTTTCGGTTCCACAGAAATTGACCTGGCTGCACGGCTTGGTTGAAATCTTCCACCGTTTTTTTCAAGTTTTCCGGGTTGATGTTCAGCTGTTCGGCCAGGCCTTCAATGGTATCTGACACAACCGGCGGCTGTTCTGTTTGCAATGCTTCCTCGTAATTCGGGATATCGTAGAGTTTCTGATCCGTAATCATATAAGCAATGTGGCCGGGCTGGTCGTAGAAGATTTTACGCGCCACCGCTTCATACTGCTCATCGATCGTCGCTTCGCCTTCATCGGTGAAACGTTCGCCGCATTGATTCACCAGAATGGCGTATGGATAGGTCATGACGCCCGCTTCTTCGCGTTTACTGCGCGGATCAACCGGTTCAGCGTGGAACGAATCCCATTGGCCCGCTCCTTTCGCTCCTAAATGCTGAGCCATGCGGATCGCTTCGCCTTTGTTGTAATAGCCGCCTTCGGCAACCGGGGCAATCTTATGGGCATCGCGGCCGATATACTGAGCCATCATTTCCTGGCTGCCTTGGAAACCGCCAGCCGCTAAAATAACGGAATCGACGTTCAACGTGATGCTGTCTCCGCCTTTGACGCGTATCTTCAAACTTTCTACAGCACCATCATCATTTAGCCCTAAGTTCCAAGCAGTCGCTTCATATATAATTTCGACATTCAGCGCCCGTGCCCGGAGCGACAGCGTATCGATGATGGCTCGTCCACCGCCGACCGGCAACAGGCGCGGTTTGGAAGCCGTCAAGAACATCGTAGGCAAATAATCGAATCCGACACCTTTCGATTCAACCCAGCGTAGCGTAGGGCCAGCTTGGTCATACAACGTTTCGATGTAAGCACGGTCCGAATAGTTGTCCGAAAAAGCCAGCATGTCTTCTTTAAAGTTCGGGGCGGGCTGATCGATGTTTTCCATTCGCATATAAGCGGCTGTCCACCTGGTATTGCCGCCTCGGTTATTGAAATCAGCTCGTTCAATGATGGCGATTCTGATATTTTTGTTTTCTTCTTTCGCTTTTTCCGCCGCTGCCAAAGCCGCCGCTGTTCCAGCAGCTCCGCAGCCAATTATGGCGATATCGTAATCCACTTCTCTTGTCATCGTTTCGGCGCCCCCTCTGCCACATCAAACTCCAGGTATTCTTTCTCCCATTGCTTGATTTGCCCCAACTTGAACAGTTCTTGCCTTTCTTCCCAAGTACAAATCAGGTGATGAATGTTTTGCTGCGAGCGCTCCTGCTTCAAGACGCGCAGGCTTTCCTGAATTCCTTTAATGGCAGAGCGCAGCACCGTATTGGCGCACAGCATAATTTGAAAACCCATTTCCTCCGCTTCCTCCAGCGATACAAGCGGAGTGCTGCCGCCTTCCACCATATTGATGATATGTGGAATGTCTGGAACATTTGCGGTAATTTCCATCAGCTGTTCAATCGTTGTTGGGGCCTCCACAAAAATCACATCAGCGCCGGCTTCTTTATAGGCATTTGCGCGTTCAAGTGCTTCGCCCATTCCGTATATGGCCAGTGCGTCAGTGCGCGCGATGATTGAGAGGTCATCGTCTTTCCGTGTATCCACCGCCGCTTTGATTTTGTAGACCATCTCTTCTTTGGAGATAACTTGCTTGCCGCCAAAATGGCCGCATTTTTTCGGTGCCACCTGATCTTCAAACTGGATGGCAGAAGCACCAGCCCGTTCGAGCTGTTTGACGGTGCGCATCAAATTGAGGGCGTTGCCGAATCCGGTATCTCCATCGACAACGATCGGCACATTTGTCACATCCGACATACGGCTGACCACGTCCGCAATTTCCGTGACGGCCGTCAACCCCACATCTGCCCAGCCTAACTGAGCATTGGAGATTCCAGCACCAGTTGCGTAGATAGCAGGAAAACCTGATTCTTCAATAAGGCGTGCCGTCATGCCATCATAAGCCCCCGGCAGAATAAAGGCATTCGGCTGCTGAAGCAGCGCTTTGAATTGCTTGTTCTTAGACATCCAACCATCCTTTGCCATTAAGTCATCATACTGAAAGCTGTTTCTTCCACTTCTTTGTGCCATTTGATCGTCATCATCCGGTCGGAGATAAATCCGATGCGGTTGAAATTAATTTGCTGGTCTTTCGTCACTTGCAAAATCCCTACTATTTCCCGGTCATGGCATTTCACAGTCGCCACGTAGTCGCCGCGTGCTGGCAGCGTATATTGCGGCAACAAGCCGTTATCCGGACACCATTCCACCGTGTAAGGCTCTCCCAGCAAGTTCTGGATAAATTCAATATCGCCAATCGCCAAACTTTCACGGATGCGGGTTGAACTGATCTTATCTCCGCACAGCTCCACTTTTGCAACTTCGGTAACGCCGTAGTTCCCATTGCCGTGCGCATAAAGCGTATTAACGTTGCCGGAGCCTTTGGAACCGTACGTGT includes these proteins:
- a CDS encoding alpha/beta fold hydrolase, with the protein product MTFLTNTVTQEVVQTENFATYLNRSGEQHTETILFLHGSGPGVTAFANWRRALEEVGENYHCLAPDLYGFGKSSHPEEPLKNRQQWMDQWINQTIELLDHLKLKKVHVVGNSLGCSIALELLLEFPERFNQVVLMGPGGTPNTKLSFELARAKGFYDNPSKKKLKQIMGWFVYDEKEMQPVIDSILDVRFDTAMQSEVRRSNDSIFATAAVPVPVVALNRIENEVLLVHGLNDKVCSVDSSYYLVQHLKNAQLHVFGQCGHWAQLEKKDSFHALIQSFFSKKI
- a CDS encoding GlcG/HbpS family heme-binding protein; amino-acid sequence: MTISEFITAIESKNISLALANKLLEAAVEKGKEMGIPFSIAIVDRVGNLKAFSAMDNAPVLSLEIAQNKAFSAATYNRATHEWYDRLKDDPPLLHGLVHTERLVIFGGGYPIKINDELIGGIGVSGGHYSHDMQVCEAALEVLGELTSKVV
- a CDS encoding FAD-dependent oxidoreductase, which codes for MQGTYNLIIVGAGMAGLCAAAEAAAQGVAVLVLEKEADFGGSSLLSGRYMAFAGTDLQQKEGIDDQSQFLVEDMLAVGEGKNEVELVEAYGDHQLETYEWLLSKGVQFHKVQAVSGHSVPRGHTITPKQAITALYEAAAASGTVTFKTGATVKRLRKDEAERVSQVVFEYGGKLETATAENGVLLTSGGFSKSEELLENFAPQLVGAIRIGGKGNVGDGIKLASEQGAWLRDFPYLKGTYGFHPTADGPRKSQALAFYKGAIIINKFAERFVNESISYKLIGTEALVQPEKITYQIWDQTIMNEGVTGDALYDFEKLLSLGLIEKANSLETLAVIIQVPLETLKTTVDHYNDDIQSGSDSKFGRTTLTHHFGTPTPIENAPFYAMRTTVAMLATYAGVSVDKSARVLNAFNEPIAGLYAAGEIAGGFHGAGYMTGSSLGKAAIFGRIAVQAALEKQVVL
- a CDS encoding aspartate/glutamate racemase family protein; translated protein: MRIWHQSLTSIETVPAYRDAVINHIQKVARLDVEVVLHGMANETYPSEYPGHFITYAYLQNLHKEQFIRNALIAESAGYDCMFIGTIPDVGLLEARTLVDIPVIGYGQASFHIASMLGDRIGIVNFLEPLADQLRQNAERYGLGNKLGPIVQTTVGFYDVLAGFENPQPVIDSFIASAEKAIALGADVIVPGEGPLNVFLAAHGISRIGDVPVVDSFAAGIKMCESLTDLKINSGVTITRKGYFNAKPPEDAVKKLRAFYNLKSDIHAGLDYGLSVKAGVNI
- a CDS encoding VOC family protein — protein: MKPEIAKLGYISLVSADLEKSLVFFKDVIGLEETEEKDGVHYLRAWGDFQHHTLSIEQGERGYVKHIGWRTKKKEDVQGFQNLFEEEGVAVKNVEAWSIPGIGESIEFQVPSGHTFQLYYDVERPPVDEHRRSVLKNQTYKSWAKGVSPRRLDHVNLHTSADSTLTYAFMENIVGFKMREFLANDAGDVLAGWMSVTQLVHDVALVSRPETPTKARLHHISYWLDDSQDILRAADILREHNFDFVGPGKHAISQALYLYVTDPGSGCRVELFTGSYLIFEPDWEPIRWHESERAFGNTYWGDSIDKKELIKETIEA
- a CDS encoding V4R domain-containing protein, with the protein product MRKLETFDHSEDKKISTTSATFGLLRKELIENLGVRRAKSFLLRYGWNLGKAHAKDVLKGGGTVEQMLEKAGALHYETGQISGLVSERHVHLDEHGEVVSISASGEWLDSFEVAEHVKNHGISDSPVCHTLTGFGSGFTSTITGRSIYIREVECRGKGDASCKFEMRLEEDWDDAEMKEEIQLYQESRFIDELNYTYEQLLEQKNFIEKASTFHDTLTSRLSDGDSIEEMIGTIYDTLNIPVSIEDLNFHPRVYRGIDEIQYNTFSEDFLNSINKTKSGKILYSSYDKTFVVQGKSHKRLVTPIIVQKKPIGYITFFYLDKDAEAEKETMFIQRAATSAALFFLNEKTSLEAVENIKAYFFEQLLLKQYSSIPSIVYRGYYMGIDLKEPFFIASLKCTSEHLDASKVELLDQIIHSITRYLEMQSYKILITEYEGSIVMLLPKVDRLNYMLDNILKHLSHEHRHLSFQVGMSSQHETIETIEEGLEESRVALRLNKGDKIASFEEVSIIGSLINSKNMLTIRRIAKKELNPILELKEHKRDELLNTLYVFLLNGGNLQQSISDLSLSMSGLMYRISRIEKLLNKELRNPAVAYELLLMLDALRILGDIDV
- a CDS encoding acyl-CoA dehydrogenase family protein, with the translated sequence MNPVIQQESKVDVVAAAKSLIPSLRERAKETEETRRIPEATIKELKDLGLFKMLRPKRYGGQEQNMRTYSEAIVEISKGCGSTGWIVALCAIRELMVAESFSEKTHEEIFGQDENNVLFAGVYEPRKCIAKKVDGGYLIEEGFWMFCSGSLHATWGYFGMPIINEEGKMVDQILMTLPFSEMEIMDDWHVMGLKGTGSNSVKMTNVFIPEHRCTSFVKALDGDFESAHLRDIPLYHTALFPALILSLGLPGVGMLKSAMEFFKQGLPNRRAAHMGVEFVKDAASTHAIIAEAELKIETAEIFFFKVADDLDASAEAKEYMGRHARVKTLADIGYANQLLKEAMDLLMSASGSGFAYNGHPMQRILLDFLVLHSHRSLSPIITKENFGRVLSGLESNAVRY
- a CDS encoding SDR family NAD(P)-dependent oxidoreductase; translation: MLTGKVAFVTGGGRGIGRETSLLLASYGANVAVCARSEEECNEVVQAIEQQYGLEAIAVICDVGDERAVDGAIEQVKQRFGKIDILINNAGVMSMKPFTELSVEEWKRVHDINVHAPFYLCKAVVPEMIVRREGVIINISSIWGTKGGPNRSAYISSKHAIIGFSKALGEELKPYGVRVNAVCPGPVDTQMMAVLGAGVNKSSWLQPIDIAHVIVDLCLPKMVAVTAASIEAFGSGQPVGVTQQ